In Blastopirellula sediminis, the following proteins share a genomic window:
- a CDS encoding DUF1559 family PulG-like putative transporter, with protein MSQLRTRRMGFTLVELLVVIAIIGVLIALLLPAVQQAREAARRSSCQNNLKQLALACHMYHDTYQFLPFGEAKTVTWKLSVLPFLEQSNLSDQFDWTQSFKSTDNTVNSNLLNGVIISAFNCPSNVKPKNNNNVFGYNPRNHQYHSYVGINGALNESAPSNNADSGKCNSFYGWKCNNGAFMYNEITGFHSFTDGTSNTLLIGEVAGRDLTVANNGDNVYGLFGGWAGSGSGGKFDSNYDYGGGGIVTIQDTPNATCSNRSGFNCDACYLTSVMVNSEHPGGAQFAQVDGSVRFVTDTIDLVQFRRMAMKSDGLVISQQ; from the coding sequence ATGTCACAACTACGTACCCGTCGTATGGGGTTCACGTTAGTCGAACTCCTGGTCGTCATCGCCATCATCGGCGTCTTGATCGCGCTGCTGCTGCCGGCCGTGCAACAAGCACGCGAAGCGGCCCGTCGCTCTTCGTGCCAAAACAACTTGAAGCAATTGGCGCTCGCCTGCCACATGTACCACGACACCTACCAGTTCCTGCCGTTTGGCGAAGCGAAAACGGTGACCTGGAAACTCTCGGTGCTGCCGTTCCTCGAACAGAGCAATCTCTCTGATCAATTTGACTGGACGCAGAGCTTCAAGAGCACCGACAACACGGTCAACTCGAACCTGCTTAACGGCGTGATCATCAGCGCGTTCAACTGCCCGTCGAACGTGAAGCCGAAAAACAATAACAACGTCTTCGGCTACAATCCTCGCAATCATCAGTACCACAGCTACGTCGGCATCAACGGCGCCCTCAACGAATCGGCTCCCTCCAACAACGCTGACTCCGGCAAGTGCAACAGCTTCTACGGCTGGAAGTGCAACAACGGCGCCTTCATGTACAACGAGATCACCGGCTTCCATTCCTTCACGGACGGCACCTCGAACACGCTGTTGATCGGCGAAGTGGCCGGCCGCGACCTGACCGTCGCCAACAACGGCGACAACGTCTATGGTCTGTTCGGCGGCTGGGCCGGTTCGGGAAGCGGCGGCAAGTTCGACAGCAACTACGATTACGGCGGCGGTGGGATCGTCACGATCCAGGACACGCCGAACGCGACCTGCAGCAATCGCTCCGGCTTCAACTGCGACGCGTGCTACTTGACTTCGGTCATGGTCAACTCCGAACATCCGGGCGGCGCCCAGTTCGCCCAAGTCGACGGTTCGGTGCGCTTTGTGACCGATACGATCGACCTGGTGCAGTTCCGTCGCATGGCGATGAAATCGGATGGACTTGTCATTTCGCAGCAGTAA
- a CDS encoding DUF1559 domain-containing protein — MSRFNRSRAGFTLVELLVVIAIIGVLIALLLPAVQQAREAARRMSCRNNLKQAVLATHTYHDTYLEMPAYRRNNTFWGWAAQLLPYLEQNNLSDAVGVQGYTYPQAVSGTPDANATLSLGTVITSLRCPSTTAPETYTHTDNVVYGVISYAASRGYGQAGWDQDKAANNGAINYEGMNFSAITDGLSNTFALGEVSAKAGGWDSGPRGWAFWAGTPGNGYLERQNTLSRCVSFPMNHTAHWGFTSQHPGGAFFAFCDGSVQFISEDIDFDKNGVANGWYGGDTVNNDVYAKASGMGVYQLLGIRNDGQVVSLP; from the coding sequence ATGAGTCGTTTTAATCGAAGCCGCGCGGGCTTCACGTTGGTTGAATTGTTGGTCGTGATCGCCATCATCGGCGTCTTGATCGCACTCTTGCTGCCGGCTGTTCAGCAAGCTCGCGAAGCTGCTCGCCGCATGTCGTGCCGCAACAACTTGAAGCAGGCCGTTCTGGCGACCCACACCTATCACGACACCTATCTGGAAATGCCCGCCTATCGCCGCAACAACACGTTCTGGGGTTGGGCCGCTCAGTTGCTGCCGTACTTGGAACAGAACAACCTGAGCGATGCGGTCGGCGTCCAAGGCTATACCTACCCGCAAGCGGTTAGCGGAACGCCGGACGCCAACGCCACGTTGTCGCTCGGAACGGTGATCACCAGCTTGCGTTGCCCCTCGACGACTGCTCCCGAAACCTACACGCATACCGATAACGTCGTCTATGGCGTGATCAGCTACGCCGCGAGCCGCGGCTACGGTCAGGCCGGTTGGGACCAGGACAAAGCGGCCAACAACGGCGCCATCAACTACGAAGGGATGAACTTCTCGGCGATCACCGACGGTCTATCTAACACCTTCGCCCTGGGCGAAGTTTCGGCCAAGGCCGGCGGGTGGGATTCGGGTCCGCGCGGTTGGGCCTTCTGGGCCGGTACGCCGGGCAACGGCTATCTGGAACGTCAAAACACGCTGTCGCGCTGCGTCTCGTTCCCGATGAACCACACCGCTCACTGGGGCTTCACCAGCCAGCATCCGGGCGGCGCCTTCTTCGCTTTCTGCGATGGTTCGGTGCAGTTCATCTCGGAAGACATCGACTTCGATAAGAACGGGGTCGCCAACGGTTGGTATGGCGGCGATACCGTGAACAATGACGTTTACGCCAAGGCGAGCGGAATGGGCGTTTACCAGTTGCTCGGCATTCGTAACGACGGACAAGTGGTCAGCCTGCCGTAG
- a CDS encoding DUF1559 domain-containing protein yields MSRSVRSPKGFTLVELLVVIAIIGVLIALLLPAVQQAREAARRMSCSNKLKQLALACHTYHDTYLVLPFGNLNNINWRVSILPFIEQRNLSDQFDYSLSFQGDQTTANAVLLEKVELDAFVCPSTQPPSSYPWNARQHQYHSYCGVNGAANRSAAANSADWGKCQQFYGFNCDNGAFGYNQELGFQSITDGTSNTLFLGEQSGYDPGMAANNSGTKQGYHGGWHGAGGGTTGTMYGIGGGMAPIVNPPNSVCSSGDFWVCGVAYVNSTNYNSFHPGGVQFALADGSVRFIPDTTDMVILRRVAMRGDGAVAEMP; encoded by the coding sequence ATGAGTCGTTCTGTTCGAAGCCCTAAGGGCTTTACTCTTGTTGAATTGTTAGTCGTGATTGCGATCATCGGCGTGTTGATCGCGTTGCTCTTGCCTGCGGTACAACAAGCGCGCGAAGCTGCTCGCCGTATGTCGTGCAGCAACAAGCTGAAGCAACTCGCACTCGCCTGCCACACGTATCACGACACTTACCTGGTCCTGCCGTTCGGCAACCTCAACAACATCAACTGGCGCGTCAGCATCCTGCCGTTCATCGAGCAGCGTAACCTGTCGGATCAGTTCGACTACAGCCTGTCGTTCCAAGGGGACCAAACAACCGCCAATGCGGTGTTGCTGGAGAAAGTGGAACTCGACGCGTTCGTCTGCCCGTCGACGCAACCGCCGTCGAGCTACCCTTGGAACGCTCGCCAGCACCAATACCACAGCTACTGCGGCGTGAATGGCGCCGCCAATCGTAGCGCCGCTGCGAACTCGGCCGACTGGGGCAAATGCCAACAGTTCTACGGCTTCAACTGCGACAACGGCGCCTTTGGCTACAACCAGGAACTCGGCTTCCAGTCGATCACCGACGGCACGTCGAACACGCTGTTTCTCGGCGAACAGTCGGGATATGACCCCGGCATGGCGGCGAACAACTCTGGGACGAAGCAAGGTTATCACGGCGGTTGGCATGGCGCCGGGGGCGGCACGACCGGGACGATGTACGGTATCGGCGGCGGTATGGCGCCAATCGTGAATCCGCCGAACTCGGTTTGCTCTTCGGGCGACTTCTGGGTTTGCGGCGTCGCTTACGTCAACTCGACCAATTACAACTCTTTCCATCCGGGCGGCGTTCAATTCGCCCTGGCAGACGGTTCGGTTCGGTTTATTCCCGATACGACCGACATGGTGATCCTTAGACGTGTGGCGATGCGAGGCGACGGCGCCGTCGCAGAAATGCCGTAG
- a CDS encoding beta-ketoacyl-ACP synthase III: protein MRQLLGVQVLGVGSYVPENIVKNEDLSSLGCDPEWIVQRTGIRERRHAPPEMATSHMAYAAACAAIENAGIDVSEIDLIVVGTFTPDMPTPSTACILQDRLGIRCAAMDVSAACAGFMYAMITAAQFVRTGTSRRALVIGADLLSRIANPDDKKTYPLFGDGAGAVILGAGSEEQGFLSYTLGSEGEGGELLCVPGGGSAHRLDNQSLAAGQAYLHMDGRSVFKWAVRVIADSIGDVLTHAGVTADEVSLVLLHQANVRIIDAACENLGFDREKIVINLDRYGNTSAGSVPLVLDEAYQAGKIRRGDLVLLSGFGAGLSWGTTLMRW from the coding sequence TTGCGGCAACTGCTAGGCGTGCAAGTTCTGGGCGTCGGCAGTTATGTGCCGGAGAATATCGTCAAGAACGAAGATCTCTCGTCCTTGGGCTGCGACCCCGAATGGATCGTTCAACGGACTGGAATCCGCGAGCGACGGCACGCGCCGCCAGAAATGGCGACCAGCCATATGGCCTATGCGGCCGCTTGTGCGGCGATCGAAAACGCCGGGATCGACGTCAGCGAAATCGACCTGATCGTCGTCGGAACGTTCACTCCTGATATGCCGACCCCCTCGACCGCCTGCATTCTGCAAGATCGCTTGGGGATTCGTTGCGCCGCGATGGACGTCAGTGCGGCCTGCGCTGGGTTCATGTATGCGATGATCACGGCGGCCCAATTCGTGCGAACCGGTACGAGTCGCCGAGCCTTGGTGATCGGCGCCGACCTGTTGTCGAGAATCGCCAATCCCGATGATAAGAAGACCTATCCGCTGTTTGGCGATGGCGCTGGGGCCGTGATTCTGGGCGCCGGATCGGAAGAACAAGGCTTTCTCTCCTACACGCTGGGAAGCGAAGGCGAAGGGGGCGAACTCCTCTGCGTGCCTGGGGGCGGTTCGGCTCATCGACTCGACAATCAAAGCCTGGCCGCTGGCCAAGCTTATCTGCACATGGATGGCCGCAGCGTTTTCAAATGGGCCGTGCGTGTCATTGCCGACAGCATCGGCGACGTATTGACGCATGCCGGCGTAACGGCTGATGAAGTCTCGCTGGTGCTGCTGCATCAAGCGAACGTGAGGATCATTGACGCGGCCTGCGAGAATCTCGGCTTCGATCGCGAGAAGATCGTGATCAATCTCGATCGCTACGGCAACACGTCGGCCGGCAGCGTTCCGCTGGTCCTGGACGAAGCGTACCAGGCGGGCAAGATTCGCCGCGGCGATCTCGTCCTTCTCTCCGGCTTTGGCGCCGGCCTCTCCTGGGGCACGACGCTGATGCGCTGGTAA
- a CDS encoding aspartate carbamoyltransferase catalytic subunit — MIELPPELESPPVPWTRRHLLDLESLSAEEITTALDVAQRFKEATRDCKVKLSALAGVTSVNLFFEDSTRTRTSFSLAARRLGADSVEFSASSSSVSKGETLLDTAKTIESMKIDAMVIRHRSPGAPQMLAKNLDCCVINAGDGPHEHPTQGLLDILTIRQHRGTVAGLTVALVGDIAHSRTARSNIWGLKKLGAHVIVCGPSTLVSKQWEKLGVEVSHDLDDIVARCDVLNLLRIQFERQYTRPFPSVREYALLYAMNRERMRRAKENILIMAPGPINRGVEVTPEVADGSQSVILHQVNNGLAVRMAALYLVTKASR, encoded by the coding sequence ATGATCGAACTTCCCCCGGAACTGGAGTCGCCCCCCGTCCCCTGGACGCGGCGGCACTTACTTGACCTCGAGAGTCTCTCCGCCGAGGAGATCACCACGGCTCTCGACGTCGCCCAGCGTTTTAAAGAGGCGACACGGGACTGTAAAGTCAAATTGTCCGCCTTAGCCGGCGTCACGTCGGTGAATCTTTTCTTTGAAGATTCCACTCGGACACGCACCAGCTTCTCCTTGGCAGCCCGCCGTTTGGGGGCCGACAGCGTCGAATTCTCCGCTTCCAGCAGCAGCGTCTCGAAGGGGGAAACCCTGCTCGACACCGCCAAGACGATCGAGTCGATGAAAATCGACGCGATGGTGATCCGGCATCGTTCGCCCGGCGCCCCGCAGATGTTGGCGAAAAATCTCGATTGCTGCGTGATTAACGCCGGCGACGGCCCGCACGAACATCCGACCCAGGGGCTCCTCGATATCCTGACGATCCGCCAACATCGGGGAACAGTCGCAGGTCTAACGGTTGCGCTGGTCGGCGATATCGCCCATAGCCGCACCGCACGCTCGAACATCTGGGGTCTGAAAAAGCTGGGCGCCCATGTGATCGTCTGCGGCCCCTCGACGCTGGTCTCGAAGCAGTGGGAAAAGCTGGGCGTCGAGGTTTCGCACGACCTGGACGACATCGTCGCTCGCTGCGACGTCCTCAACTTGCTTCGCATTCAGTTCGAGCGGCAATATACGCGACCGTTTCCCTCGGTCCGCGAATACGCGCTCCTCTACGCGATGAATCGCGAACGGATGCGCCGCGCGAAAGAGAACATCCTGATCATGGCGCCCGGCCCGATTAATCGCGGGGTCGAAGTGACGCCGGAAGTGGCCGACGGTTCGCAGTCGGTCATTCTGCATCAAGTGAATAACGGGTTGGCGGTGCGAATGGCCGCGTTGTATCTGGTTACCAAAGCGTCGCGGTAA
- a CDS encoding dihydroorotase: MSTILLKNGRLIDPSQQTDRVTSVLLKDGVVASLDAGDATAEYVIDVTGKIIAPGLVDMHVQLREPGCEEDETIASGAASAIAGGFTSIACIPNTEPPLDTAAGIEYVRHKAARADKCNVYVIACVSSGRKGEQLSEIGTLVEAGAVGFSDASRPIANPELLRRALEYTQMFDKPVLNRPELVELTHNGVMHDGMVSLVLGLAPLPVEAEEVMAARDICLCEATGGRLHLMSVSSSGTIEILRRAKLRGVRTTAEIHPCNFSLTDEALRSFDPNCKVNPPLRSADHIEACIAALADGTIDVISSGHAPRASEKKMHEMTDAPFGIVSLETTLGLTSTKLVQPGHLTWSQAIDKLSTTPAKILGLSKGTLAVGADADVTVIDPNLTWTVDASKYLSRSSNCPFDGWELTGKAIHVIVGGVIKM; the protein is encoded by the coding sequence ATGTCGACCATCTTGCTGAAAAACGGCCGCCTGATCGATCCGAGTCAACAAACGGATCGCGTGACCAGCGTTCTCTTGAAGGATGGCGTCGTCGCGTCGCTGGACGCCGGTGACGCTACCGCCGAATACGTGATCGACGTCACCGGCAAGATCATCGCGCCGGGCCTGGTCGATATGCACGTGCAACTGCGCGAGCCTGGCTGCGAAGAAGACGAAACGATCGCCAGCGGCGCCGCGTCAGCGATTGCCGGCGGCTTCACGTCGATCGCGTGCATTCCGAATACCGAGCCGCCGCTCGATACGGCGGCCGGTATCGAATACGTGCGTCACAAGGCGGCTCGCGCCGATAAGTGCAACGTCTACGTCATCGCCTGCGTCAGCAGCGGCCGCAAGGGAGAGCAGCTATCCGAGATCGGCACCCTGGTCGAAGCCGGCGCCGTCGGCTTTAGCGACGCTTCCCGTCCGATCGCCAATCCGGAGCTGTTGCGTCGCGCGCTTGAGTACACGCAGATGTTCGACAAGCCGGTCCTCAATCGGCCGGAACTGGTCGAGCTGACGCATAACGGCGTAATGCACGATGGGATGGTCTCGCTGGTGTTGGGACTAGCGCCCCTTCCGGTTGAAGCGGAAGAGGTGATGGCCGCTCGCGACATCTGTTTGTGCGAAGCGACCGGCGGCCGACTTCACTTGATGAGCGTCTCCTCCAGCGGCACGATCGAGATCCTCCGTCGCGCCAAATTGCGCGGCGTCCGTACGACCGCCGAGATTCATCCCTGCAACTTCTCGCTGACCGACGAAGCGCTTCGCTCGTTCGATCCGAACTGCAAAGTCAATCCGCCGCTTCGCTCGGCCGATCATATCGAAGCTTGCATCGCAGCCCTGGCTGACGGCACGATCGACGTCATCTCGAGTGGTCATGCCCCGCGGGCGTCCGAAAAGAAGATGCACGAAATGACCGACGCGCCGTTTGGGATCGTCTCGCTGGAGACGACTCTCGGGCTGACGTCGACCAAGTTAGTGCAGCCGGGGCATTTGACCTGGAGCCAAGCGATCGACAAGCTGAGCACGACGCCCGCCAAGATTTTGGGACTGTCGAAGGGAACGCTCGCCGTCGGCGCCGACGCCGACGTGACGGTGATCGATCCCAATCTGACGTGGACGGTCGACGCCTCGAAGTACCTCTCACGCAGCTCGAACTGCCCGTTTGACGGCTGGGAACTGACCGGCAAGGCGATTCACGTGATCGTCGGCGGCGTCATCAAGATGTAG
- a CDS encoding NYN domain-containing protein — protein sequence MPLIIDGYNLLYAAGVVSSLDGSGTFEQDRLALLELIRSVVDDEEIRQTVVVFDSAKAPPGLPRTVRYHDIVVHFASEYADADEMIEMLIERHATPRRLTVVSSDHRVQRAARRRKATAIDSGHWIDLMRRKRRAQNKAAQIPTKPIAPPSESEVSRWMREFSEIDIDQISRELKPLKRPTPPPTPPKPVDPEQAKSAGEEESEKPDVINPFPDEFEDDIRQLGSQLGGSIFPADYLDQIAREFWDDDDKPSR from the coding sequence ATGCCCCTTATCATCGACGGCTACAACTTGCTCTACGCAGCCGGCGTGGTCAGTTCGCTCGACGGGAGCGGTACGTTCGAGCAGGATCGACTGGCGCTGCTCGAACTGATTCGTTCGGTGGTCGATGACGAGGAGATTCGCCAGACGGTCGTCGTCTTCGACTCGGCCAAAGCGCCCCCCGGCTTACCGCGGACCGTCCGCTATCACGACATCGTCGTCCACTTCGCTTCCGAGTATGCCGACGCGGACGAAATGATCGAAATGCTGATCGAGCGGCATGCGACTCCACGGCGGCTGACCGTTGTTTCTAGCGATCATCGCGTGCAAAGGGCCGCTCGACGTCGCAAAGCGACGGCGATCGACAGCGGGCACTGGATCGACCTGATGCGGCGGAAGCGGCGGGCCCAAAACAAAGCGGCCCAGATTCCGACCAAGCCGATAGCGCCCCCATCCGAATCGGAAGTCTCACGCTGGATGCGTGAGTTTTCCGAGATCGACATCGATCAGATCTCCCGCGAGCTCAAACCGCTGAAGCGTCCGACTCCGCCGCCCACTCCTCCGAAACCGGTCGATCCCGAGCAGGCCAAGTCAGCTGGAGAAGAGGAATCGGAGAAGCCGGACGTTATAAATCCGTTTCCCGACGAGTTTGAAGACGATATCCGGCAACTTGGGAGTCAGCTGGGGGGATCGATTTTCCCGGCCGACTATCTCGACCAGATTGCCCGCGAGTTCTGGGACGACGACGATAAGCCGTCGAGGTAG
- a CDS encoding tetratricopeptide repeat protein yields the protein MSEPSKRSTSSKTWLYRAAMLVALACTGCQMASTSSNVAGVRAVQNGQPMVAVNQFQQALANDPTNADALYNMAATYHEMAKTNNDQAMLQQAEYLYNQCLDQDPNHTDCYRGLAVLLIDTKQPDRAYKLMEGWAQRNPTSADPKVELARLYQEFGDDQTALAQLNQAVAIDANNARAWAALGSLREKSGDYSQALANYQRSLALNNFQDGVNTRVATLVRQGVQADTPLSPTGDTRIVQNPNTTQRY from the coding sequence GTGAGCGAACCATCAAAACGATCGACTTCGTCCAAAACCTGGCTCTATCGCGCAGCGATGCTCGTGGCCTTGGCCTGCACCGGCTGCCAGATGGCTTCCACCAGTTCCAACGTCGCCGGCGTTCGCGCGGTGCAAAACGGACAGCCGATGGTCGCGGTCAATCAATTCCAGCAGGCGCTGGCGAACGATCCAACGAACGCCGACGCCCTCTACAATATGGCGGCCACTTACCACGAGATGGCCAAGACCAACAACGATCAAGCGATGTTGCAGCAGGCCGAGTATTTGTACAACCAATGCCTCGACCAAGATCCGAATCATACCGATTGCTATCGCGGCCTGGCCGTGCTGCTGATTGATACCAAGCAGCCCGACCGCGCCTACAAGCTGATGGAAGGTTGGGCGCAGCGTAATCCGACTTCGGCCGATCCGAAGGTGGAGCTGGCGCGGCTCTATCAAGAATTTGGCGACGACCAAACGGCCCTCGCCCAGCTGAACCAGGCCGTTGCGATCGATGCGAACAACGCCCGCGCTTGGGCGGCGCTCGGCAGCTTGCGAGAAAAGTCAGGCGACTACAGCCAGGCCTTGGCCAACTACCAGCGCTCGCTGGCGCTCAACAATTTTCAGGACGGGGTGAATACCCGCGTCGCCACCTTGGTTCGCCAAGGGGTGCAAGCCGATACGCCGCTCTCGCCCACCGGCGATACCCGCATCGTGCAAAACCCGAACACGACGCAGCGTTATTAA
- a CDS encoding sialidase family protein, protein MRSPLCCLCFLFVLISTAVTGAEPPKSQVLLPPREGNPRNSEGDFVVLKNGDVLLIYTHFYGGSGDHAQAHLASRISHDGGKTWSQEDKIVVPNEGGLNVMSVSLLRLADGRIALFYLRKNAQDDCRPHLRHSEDEGATWSEPICTIPDADIGYYILNNDRAVQLASGRILLPVAQHRGPGMPERNNAGLILCYYSDDAGQTWKRSAAAPRPPKRDGQDVITQEPGVVALKDDRLMLWCRTDAGSQFVSYSSDDGESWSQLKPSDMISPLAPATIERIPSTGDLLLFWNDHHDVPDSLRGKRTPLRCAISSDDGQTWTHVKTLEENPNGWYCYLAVAFDQDQVLMAYCAGLRGKGQGNGLQTTNVQRLPVDWFYAK, encoded by the coding sequence ATGCGATCGCCGCTTTGTTGCCTCTGCTTCCTCTTCGTGTTGATCTCCACCGCCGTGACCGGGGCCGAACCGCCGAAGTCGCAAGTCCTGCTCCCTCCACGCGAAGGAAACCCGCGCAACAGCGAAGGGGACTTCGTCGTCTTGAAGAACGGCGACGTCCTCTTGATCTACACCCACTTCTACGGCGGATCGGGCGATCACGCCCAGGCCCACTTGGCCAGCCGCATTTCCCACGACGGTGGGAAGACCTGGTCGCAGGAAGACAAGATTGTGGTCCCGAACGAAGGGGGCCTGAACGTGATGTCGGTCTCGCTGCTTCGGTTGGCCGATGGCCGGATCGCCCTCTTCTACCTGCGCAAGAACGCTCAGGACGATTGCCGTCCTCATTTGCGACATAGCGAGGACGAAGGCGCCACGTGGAGCGAGCCGATCTGCACGATCCCCGACGCCGACATCGGCTACTACATCCTGAACAACGACCGCGCGGTTCAACTTGCCAGCGGTCGGATCTTGTTGCCGGTCGCGCAGCATCGCGGCCCCGGCATGCCGGAGCGGAACAACGCGGGGCTGATCCTTTGTTACTACTCGGACGACGCCGGTCAAACGTGGAAGCGAAGCGCGGCGGCGCCGCGACCTCCGAAACGGGACGGCCAGGATGTGATCACGCAGGAGCCTGGCGTCGTCGCCTTAAAAGATGACCGGCTGATGCTCTGGTGCCGCACCGACGCCGGCAGCCAGTTCGTTTCGTACAGCAGTGACGATGGCGAAAGCTGGTCGCAGCTGAAGCCCTCCGACATGATCTCGCCTCTCGCTCCGGCGACGATCGAACGGATTCCCTCGACCGGCGACCTGCTTCTTTTCTGGAACGATCATCATGACGTCCCTGATTCGCTGCGCGGCAAGCGGACGCCGCTTCGCTGCGCTATTTCGAGCGACGACGGTCAGACCTGGACGCACGTAAAGACGTTGGAAGAGAATCCCAACGGTTGGTACTGCTACCTGGCGGTGGCGTTTGACCAAGACCAGGTCTTGATGGCGTACTGCGCCGGCCTAAGAGGAAAAGGCCAAGGGAACGGGCTGCAGACGACCAACGTGCAGCGGTTGCCGGTCGATTGGTTTTACGCGAAGTAG